In Phragmites australis chromosome 18, lpPhrAust1.1, whole genome shotgun sequence, the genomic window TTTAGTGCTTATTTACCTTTTCTTTGTGGCGATTTGTTACTCATGTTCATTATCTGTAATACTGATAATGAAATATAATCTTTAATGGTGATCCTAAGCCAATCATCGAGACATAAAATGgttctttttcaaagagattatACTGAACATGTGTTATTGCAGGATCTTGCTGCATCGATGGATGAAGGAGATATTGCCAAATTCACTGATGCGATCAAAGAGTTTGACGGCATGACACGTCTGGTATGTTCAGTAATTTCAATTGGAATATGCTGTATCCTTTTTCGTTGGTGGGTGAATTGTTATCACGATTCATTCTGTAACTTCATGCTTAAAAGGTAGGGAAAGTTTGCTCAGtatcatcttaaaaaataaggATACGATTTTAGCCAGAGAACATATCATCCAGATTTGACTGCAAaataaaatcacaaacatgCAATATTAATGACACTGTTGTCCACTTCTCAAACCCGACCCATTGGTGGCATAAGAATTCCACTTGTCCTCCTTTATAACACATGGtaattcttctttttctccaatAATCAGCCAACCTCATACAGCTGCAGAATGTTACTGCTGTGCCTAGTTCAGTGGAGACTGCAAAATTGGTGGCTAGGGTCTGTTTTACCACCAGTCTAGCACCTAGCCCACCATGGTGCTGACTAGGCGCCGCATAGGTGGCTGGACTAGAACCATGAGGGGAGCAGAGGTGAGAAGGGAAGAAGTGGTGGCAGTGGCCCAAGGGAGAGATGATGGGGCAGCAGGTGTCGAAGGGTTAGTAGGGATGTTGTTTGCTTAGGTCGGCCCTTGTGAAATTAGCCGTACTAGGCCCAAGAATCTGTCAAAAATTCGAATCATatcctcttcctctctttccTGAGCAGCTTTGGACCACAGCGCCCAAGCAACTGCCCCTGCCACCCTTGGTTTCATCTGCCATCAGCTCCGCCGCTCCTTGCCTCTCTTCCCCTTCGTCTTCCTCCAGTCCATGGTCCCGCTCAGTCCCACAGAGCACCGCCCATAGCTGCCTTGTGCTTGCCCAGGCCCGCCTTCTGCCCGTCTAGGCGTCATCCCGCTGCCCAGACCCAGTGACTAGGGAGCCAATCCCACAGAGCACCGCCCATAGCCGCCTAGGGCCAATAGTTTAAATGCTAGTTTTAGGATGTCGGTGCTTTTATCTTGCCTCAAAACCTACTACTTGCGTTAGAATTAAACATAAAATGTGATGAATCGTAAGTTGCTTCTGACATGCAATTTTGCCCATGTTTTAAGTGACTGTTCTAACGTTGTTACCTTATAATGTACTTCCAAAAATATTTACATACACTTCTGTTTCAGGATCCTTGGAAAACCACGCTCCTCCTCAGGGCAAAGAATGAGCTGAAGAAAAaggaggatgacgaggatgatctaACATAAGCATTGTTGTAAAATTCGTTTTATGCTACAATTTGGTTTGGTTTGTGCCTCCTTTTTGTTTTGGGGGTTTCGTGTTCCTTAGAAACAAGCATGATGAGATTAATAGCCAGTCTGGCTGTATAGAACTTCAATTTGAACCATCACGTTGAGGAGGCTGCCAAGATTTCTTTTGTTGACTACTTAATTTGCTGCCACAATGAAAATTTGTACACTACGCTTGTTCCTGTTATCCTTGTGTAACTTGTTTGTTCGACATTTAGATTATCTTATTTATTATTGGAGTTCCTGATTATACCGTTGTACAAATTTACCTACTAAAACTGGCAAACATAGATACCATAAAAAATCATTTACTACATTTTGATCCTATGGTCTATGGTCCATTTTGAACAATTGGATTCAGGGGTACGTGTTGCTTAGGCTTCAGGCCTATGGTCCATTTTGATCCTGTCCCGTGTGGCCGTGATTAAATATGAGGTTTTGGTACTGTCGAACCGTCGAAAAGATGTTCTACATGAATCAGCTTTCAGGTATTGCTCCACATGCAAATCTGTCACTGAACCCCTCTTCGTGCTGGTTGGGCTTGTGAACTATTTGTTCAAGCGAGTAATAGCCGCGGCAGTCCATTGCAATGTGCGAGCAGGAAATCAGCAAGGCAAACTTTTTCAGCCGGCATTGTACGAAGAAATTCTATGAACCTTCACTCCCGAGTCCTGACCATGAAAGGGCGAACCGGTTTGCCAGTTCTGGGTTTTGGTATCATAATAGAAACATCTTTGTTAAGTCTTCAGTTTGAACATCACAATTCTAGATGTAAGAAAGACGTACTGCGTCACTTTCTTTTTTATTAGCATTGAGTTATTGCGATTTACCCACTGATTTCAGGCGAGTCAAACATATGTTCTCCAGAAAATTTCAGGGGCAAAGACCTCCCGACAGTTGTTGGccagaaaaaaatagaaaggcTTTCGAATTTTGGTAACCAGATTTCAACATCACCGTTGACAGCACAACAGTAGATAAACTTGTAAACCATGCTCCATTATCACTACGTTCATAACTTCGTATGCCAAACTAAACCAACACATGATCCATATGAAGGTAACAGTTCTAACAAATACATTAAAGCACAAAATGTTACTGCCGTGCTAACTATTATACATTATGACAGCAGGATACTAAACAAGCACTAGGCGTTACAACCATCGGACATCTTCCAGGTACGGACCTGGGCATGTGGGCATGAAAGAACTAGCAACAAGCCAAAAGCCGAGTTCACAAGTCAGCCAGGGAAAATTTTGCTGCTTCAAGCTCTAGTCCAAAGAAAAACCTTACCACCGGAGCTAGCGCAAGCAAGGTGGCCAACTTTGTAGGGGTGCAGGGAAAACCGGCAAGGGATGGCTGTCATGTGTTCACTCTCAAGACATGCCTTGCTTGAAGCTGAGACACCACTTTCATtgcgatcaacggagatgacaTCTATTGCTCTTTTCATATTCCCAATAAATATATCAGTGCTGTTCCAGCTCCAGATTGCCCTGCAAGCATGGATTTAGTTTGGTCACTGAAAATAATGAGACACTTGGACAAGCTTACAGAACTAGGTGAGAAGTGCTCCTCGTACTTGAATGTAGACAGCCATCTGCCTGTCTGGTTATAATGCTTGATAATATAGGAATCATCAAAGTTATCCACATTAAAAACTCGGACAGTGTCATCTAGGCTGCAAACAGTAAGAATAAGGTcatttgtaaaaatataaacCTGTGAATATTAAAACAAAGAATCGTTTATGGTTACATGAAACACGAGTTAAGGTGCTAACAACATAGAAACTTTGAATGGACTAGATTAACTGATTAGGCATAAGAAATATACTGTAGATTTTTTGTAGCTCCCCTTCTTTTAGCAGCTTCCATATAACATTGTTCGTTTTCATTTCATTGATTGGCTACTTTTTATTTTGCAAACGAAGAATCACTCAGAACTTATCACAGACTATCTAGTCACTGTAACAGACAAGGGGGCATCAGTCCCTGTTGTGATGCTCTTTAGAGTTGCGGTCCCCATATCGTCTTGCGGCAGCCTGCAATGGCTTCTATTGGCTCTCCTGTGTAGTGGCACCTCATTACAAATGTACTCCAGGTTTTCATATGATAATCTTTTTTAGCGGAATTCATATGATCAATTTGCTACATACTCTAGCCATCTCCCACTTACCGTTAAGAATCCTTactttaattcaaatttgactgattaactttatatttatttttgtaaaatatAACTGAGCATGTTGCACCCACAATATCATCGCCATCTAAGCATTTCTTGTTACACTTACACTCAAGCTATTTAACTCAGCTGATTACATATTTCCTACACTTCATCATAtagatcattttttttctcgatcACGAGGAGAGACTCTCCCGGGGCACTTTTTAATTTTAAGGCAGAGGAGTACCGAACCTTGGCTAGCCAGGAAACTTGCAGAAACCAGTTTCTCCGGGAGGAACTCACACTGGTGCACCCTGGGTTTGAGCCCGGGTGGCCATCCCTTCTACTGGAGTCACTAATCAACTGAGCTGTTGCTCAGTTCATACGGACCATATGTAAGCAAGTTAATTGATGAGAGGTGTTCAAAAAATTAAATGGGGTGAACTTTACAGCATGTAAAAGGGTCTGATGTGCAACTACATACGCTTCCATCACATCAATAATACTTTAAAATCTGTGCAGTTTAGTTTTGAGGAGAGCATAGAAGTATTGATTGTAAAAGGGAGGAACTTGATTGACATCACTATGAGAGGAAGACAACTGATGAAACTGAAATAAGGAGTCTCGAGAGTTAGAAAAAAGGAGAGAGTTACAACAAAAATTGTTCCTAATATTTAGTTCCAAGAAACAGATCTGTCATGATGCTGCCAGTGAATGTGCTCAGAAGATATGTATAATAGCAAAGGCACAACGCCTAAGACTGAAGCCAGGTACTACTCGTGCTAAAAGAAACAAACAGTAAGTACTCATACACTGAAGCTCGAGATCCCGTAATAGAGTATGGGCTAAAAGTCACAAGCATACCTTAAATTACTTAAGCAACATCACAATAAAAGCTCACGATCACACAAATGCTAACAAGATTAGTTGAGCCATCAATTTAAATCAAGCAGTGTACCGGCACCAGTGTTGACGGACACAGATGTTGGAATGCAACTCAGACTCTGGTGTCCAACTCAGAAAAATACACGTGCTTAAATCTGACTCGAACTCGGGTGTCCAACTTGGGCAAACTTTTTTTTGGACTCTAAGTGTCCGAGTATTACTGACTGGCACAACCAGACTACACTAGATGACAGTAtgtagaataacctaatgatgGCTGATAAGTTCATTGCATCTAGCCATGATATTGTGTTGGTTCAGTTCAAGACACATGTTCAATGTTATACCAAACAGGTCGAGCCTTTCTACCATGAAAGGGACAGGCATTAATCATACTGTAGCCAACCAAAGAAGCATAGaaaattgatttggaaaaaagAGCACCTGGTTGTTGCAAGCATGCTGCTACTAGGTGAGAAATAAGCTGACTGAACTGATCTGTCGTGTTCGAAAACCTTCAAGCTCTCCGGACCCTTCTTTTTCATGCTTCTCATATCCCACATACAAGCTGTTCGATCTGTTGAACTTGTGGCAAATATATATGGGTTCTCCAAATGAAAATCTATTGAGTTGATTCTATTGTCATGTAGATTCCATGTGGTTGACACCTTACCCGCCCTCTCATCGAAAAGTTTCAATTCACCATTCCCCTCGCCAAAATATAGGCAGCTGGGACTATTTGGTGCTTGACAAAGTGAGAAAACAGGATAGTCACACAACTGGATCATATTAAAGATCTCCTTCTCAACATCCATAAGACAAATTTCACCCTCATAACTACAGCTATAAATCTGCAAGTCCAGTAAATCATATGTAACAGAGTCAGAACCCCGATTGAATATggaaatattaaaaataaaaaattaccatCCAGCAAAACTACAATGTCCTACAAATATGCCAATATTATTTTCCCAACCTGTCATCTGCCTTGTGAGAAGCCACATATGATGGTTAACATTACAGAAGACAGAAATGGGTGATTCCATTGAGCTCCTTAGTCACATGTTTAGCAACAGCACAACAGAACTATTGTAATACACCACTATTGGACAATGGACACTTCTAGGAAAAAGGAGTCCTTAGATTTATCTAATACAGAGGATGATTGGCTGGTAATGGTATTTCCCCTTTCATTCCGCCCTCACTCAATGTTGTACAGTCAGCACCAATGTACGGTCCCGAGTAGTAAAAcagtaaaaatattttccttCATTTGCTTCATACGACAGTTATCATCCTGTAAACCTAAAAATTCTAATAGTGACGTAAAAATGGTAATTATTAAACACTATCATCCCCATGAACAAAAGTTGAAGTGATAAAAGTCCCTTTCAGTATCATCCGCAGTTTCAACTTCTTTAATCAAAAGAAGCAAATTTGACTGACAGGGTAAACCTTAGATAAGCCAAATCAATTAGGACGTTGATACAGTTCGACGAAACTTCTA contains:
- the LOC133899693 gene encoding DNA damage-binding protein cmr1-like codes for the protein MASPPPEAGLTDYERLREENIRRNDAILASLRRKAADLSASLRPTPSCPKRAKKEPPPRTAPASPVVLRRSLRTRGLPPSDSSAADAASPASPPSPPMPRTTRFSSSLASALRSAAADASPSAPEGEIREADGFDAGRDLMLRPADVRRVVPERILSVRVLPLADRTVVVAGNKVGHIGFWDVDGIVEDGDSADGVFEYFPHRGPVGAIVAHPATPRKIYSCSYEGEICLMDVEKEIFNMIQLCDYPVFSLCQAPNSPSCLYFGEGNGELKLFDERAGKVSTTWNLHDNRINSIDFHLENPYIFATSSTDRTACMWDMRSMKKKGPESLKVFEHDRSVQSAYFSPSSSMLATTSLDDTVRVFNVDNFDDSYIIKHYNQTGRWLSTFKAIWSWNSTDIFIGNMKRAIDVISVDRNESGVSASSKACLESEHMTAIPCRFSLHPYKVGHLACASSGGKVFLWTRA